The Enterobacter asburiae genomic sequence AACGTGGTGGTGCCGATGGGCTATCCCGCCAACAACGACGCCTATATTGCTGACGTTCGCCAACAAGGGCTTGCGCTGTTTAGTGCAGAAAATCTGCACATCCTCAGCGATAAGCTGGAATTTGATGAGTATCTTGCGCTGCTGAGAAAATGCGATCTCGGCTATTTCATCTTCGCCCGACAGCAGGGAATCGGCACGCTATGTCTGCTGATTCAGGCGGGTGTACCGTGCGTGCTCAACCGCGACAACCCGTTCTGGCAGGACATGGCCGAGCAGCATATTCCGGTGCTGTTTACCTCTGACACGCTGAATGTCGAGGTGGTACGGGAAGCCCAACGCCAGCTCACGCTGGTGGATAAGAATAGCATCGATTTTTTCAGCCCGAATTACCTCACGCCGTGGCACCGCGCGCTGCGTATCGCTTCAGGAGACAAAGCATGAGTCAGTTGCAATTCAGCGGCTTACTGGTTGTCTGGCTTCTGAGCACCCTGTTTATTGCCACGCTTACCTGGTTTGAATTCCGCCGGGTGCGTTTCAACTTTAACGTTTTCTTCTCGTTACTGTTTCTGCTGACCTTCTTTTTCGGCTTCCCGCTGACCAGTATTCTGGTCTTCCGTTTTGACGTGAGCGTCGCGCCGCCGGAAATCCTGCTCCAGGCGCTTCTGGCGGCAACCTGCTTCTATGCCGTCTACTACGTCACCTATAAAACGCGTCTGCGTTCAGCGCAGGCTGCTGCCCCGCGCCGGCCGCTTTTTACCATGAATCGGGTGGAAACCCACCTGACGTGGGTGATGCTGATGACCATCGCCCTGGTCAGCGTCGGTATCTTCTTCATGCATAACGGCTTTCTGCTGTTTAAGCTCCACTCCTACAGCCAGATTTTTTCGGCCGAAGTCTCGGGCGTGGCGCTTAAGCGTTTCTTCTACTTCTTCATTCCGGCGATGCTGGTGGTCTTTTTCCTGCGCCAGGACAGCAAAGCGTGGCTGTTCTTTCTGGTCAGCACCGTCGCGTTTGGCATTCTGACCTACATGATTGTGGGCGGTACGCGCGCGAACATTATCATCGCCTTCGCCATCTTCCTGTTTATCGGCATCATCCGCGGCTGGATCTCGCTGTGGATGCTGGTTGCAGCAGGCGTGTTTGGCATTGTCGGGATGTTCTGGCTGGCGCTGAAACGCTACGGGATGAACGTGGCGGGCGATGAGGCGTTTTACACGTTTCTCTACCTGACGCGCGATACCTTCTCGCCGTGGGAAAACCTGGCATTGCTGCTGCAAAACTACGACAAGATTGATTTCCAGGGGCTGGCACCGATTGTTCGCGACTTCTACGTCTTTATCCCTTCCTGGCTATGGCCGGACCGGCCTGGCGTGGTGCTTAACACGGCAAATTACTTTACCTGGGAAGTGCTGAACAACCATTCCGGTCTGGCAATCTCGCCAACGCTGATTGGTTCCCTGGTGGTGATGGGAGGGGCGTGGTTCATTCTCCCCGGGGCGGTTGCCGTGGGGCTGATTATCAAGTGGTTCGACTGGCTTTACGTGCGTGGCAACGAAGAGACCAACCGCTATAAAGCCGCCATTTTGCACAGTTTCTGCTTTGGTGCCATTTTCAATATGATCGTTCTGGCGCGCGAAGGGCTGGACTCGTTCGTTTCGCGCGTGGTGTTCTTCATGGTCGTTTTCGGCCTCTGCCTGTTGCTGGCCAAACTGTTGTACTGGCTGTTTGACAGCGCAGGACTCGTGCACAAGCGCGAGCGGCAGGGCAGCACAACGCTGTCGCAAGTCTGAGTAAGGATAGTAATGACTGATAAAATTTCTGCACCGCGCTACGCGCTACGTGGCCTGCAGCTAATTGGCTGGCGCGACATGCAGCACGCGCTGGACTTTCTGTTCGCCGATGGCCAGATGAAATCCGGTACGCTGGTGGCCATCAACGCGGAAAAAATGCTGGCGGTTGAGGATAATGCGGAAGTCAAAAGCCTGATTGAAGCGGCTGAATTTAAATACGCGGACGGGATCAGCGTGGTCCGCTCTATCCGTAAAAAGTATCCTGACGCTAATGTTTCCCGCGTGGCGGGGGCCGATCTCTGGGAGCAGCTTATGGCCCGCGCAGGTGCGCAGGGCACGCCCGTGTTCCTGATTGGCGGTAAGCCGGAGATACTGGCCCAGACGGAGGAGAAACTGCGTCGTCAATGGAATGTTAATATCGTCGGCAGCCAGGATGGTTACTTCAAACCGGAAGATCGACAGGCTCTGTTTGAGCGCGTTCGTGACAGCGGGGCGAAAATTGTCACCGTGGCGATGGGCTCCCCGCGCCAGGAGATCCTGATGCGTGACTGCCGTCTGGTCTGTCCTGATGCCCTCTACATGGGCGTCGGCGGCACGTACGACGTCTTTACCGGCCACGTTAAGCGTGCGCCAAAGATCTGGCAAAATCTGGGGCTGGAGTGGCTGTACCGCCTGTTATCACAACCGACGCGCATTAAACGACAGATCCGTCTGCTTCGCTACCTCGCCTGGCATTACACCGGGAAAATGTAATCAAAATGTAGCGCGATATGCTATTCGCGCTGCAACTCGCCTGCAAAACTGCTGATAATCTGTGCAATGCATTCATTTTTTTAATGCATCGTTTGCCATTTGGCAGATTTTAGGAAACCATTCGCTCCGTATTTTAGTACCCCTAAAAAACAATACCCGGTATTAAGCCGGGAAACAGCAAACACAATCGAGGATCTATGGCAGAGAAACAACCGGAGCTACAGCGTGGGCTGGAAGCTCGTCATATTGAACTGATAGCGCTGGGCGGCACTATCGGCGTGGGCCTGTTTATGGGCTCCGCAAGCACGCTCAAATGGGCAGGCCCTTCCGTATTACTGGCGTATATTATCGCCGGGCTGTTTGTTTTCTTCATTATGCGTTCCATGGGCGAAATGCTCTTCCTGGAGCCGGTAACCGGCTCTTTCGCCGTTTACGCGCATCGCTATATGAGCCCCTTCTTCGGCTACCTGACGGCCTGGTCATACTGGTTTATGTGGATGGCGGTGGGCATCTCAGAGATCACCGCGATAGGGGTCTACGTCCAGTTTTGGTTCCCGGACATGGTCCAGTGGATACCCGCGCTCATTGCCGTGGGGCTGGTGGCGCTGGCAAACCTGGCAGCCGTGCGCCTTTACGGTGAAATTGAGTTCTGGTTCGCAATGATCAAAGTCACCACGATTATTGTGATGATTGTCGTTGGCCTGGGCGTGATTTTCTTCGGCTTTGGCAACGGTGGACACGCTATCGGCTTTGGCAACCTGACCGAAAACGGCGGCTTCTTTGCCGGCGGCTGGAAGGGCTTCCTGACGGCGCTGTGTATCGTTGTGGCCTCGTATCAGGGCGTGGAGCTGATCGGTATTACCGCCGGTGAAGCGAAAAACCCGCAGGTCACGCTGCGTAGCGCGGTGGGTAAAGTGCTGTGGCGTATCCTGATTTTCTATGTGGGCGCGATCTTCGTCATCGTGACCATCTTCCCGTGGAACGAAATTGGCACGACGGGTAGCCCGTTTGTATTAACCTTCGCCAAAATTGGTATCACGGCGGCGGCGGGCATCATCAACTTTGTGGTCCTGACGGCAGCACTGTCAGGCTGTAACAGTGGGATGTACAGCTGCGGGCGTATGCTCTATGCGCTTTCGAAGAATAACCAGCTGCCTGCGGCGATGAGTAAAGTCTCACGTGCCGGCGTACCGGTGGCGGGTGTGGCGGTCTCCATTGCGATCCTGCTGATTGGTTCGTGTCTGAACTACATCATCCCGAATCCGCAACGCGTGTTCGTTTACGTTTATAGCGCCAGTGTGCTGCCGGGCATGGTGCCGTGGTTTGTTATCCTCATCAGCCAGCTGCGTTTCCGCCATGCGCATAAAAAAGCGATCGAAAGTCATCCGTTCCGCTCAATTCTGTTCCCCTATGCGAACTATTTGACGATGGCGTTCCTGATTTGCGTATTAATCGGCATGTACTTTAATGAAGATACCCGCATGTCGCTGTTTGTCGGGATGATCTTCCTGGCGGCTGTGACGGCCGCATATAAGCTTTTTGGCCTGGGTCGCCGCGGCACCACGCAGAAAGTGGAGGAATAAGCGGCAAAATGTGCAAACCATAACCAAACGCGCATTTTTTTCAAAAAAGCACTAGACAGCGGGGACGGAGGTACGTAATATCCAGCCCCGCAACGGCGCTAAGCGCCCGTAGCTCAGCTGGATAGAGCGCTGCCCTCCGGAGGCAGAGGTCTCAGGTTCGAATCCTGTCGGGCGCGCCATTTTAGTCCCGGCGCTAGAGCTGCGGTGGTCTGAGAAGTAGTCAGTACCGCGTGAAAGAATACAGTGGTGGCTATAGCTCAGTTGGTAGAGCCCTGGATTGTGATTCCAGTTGTCGTGGGTTCGAATCCCATTAGCCACCCCATTATTTGAAAGAGTTGTGAATTGCGAAGGTGGCGGAATTGGTAGACGCGCTAGCTTCAGGTGTTAGTGTCCTTTGGATGTGGGGGTTCGAGTCCCCCCCCTCGCACCACGACTTTTTAAATGAATTGAACTAAAAATTCAAAAAAGCAGTACATCGGCGAGTAGCGCAGCTTGGTAGCGCAACTGGTTTGGGACCAGTGGGTCGGAGGTTCGAATCCTCTCTCGCCGACCAATTTTGAACCCCGCTTCGGCGGGGTTTTTTGTTTTCTGCGATTCTTCATCCCTGTCGTTATTCCCCAACCACGTCCTTTTTCATTGTCGCAATCCAGCGACATGCAACTCATTGAAAGTCATATAAAAAACCATTTATGGGTTTTGCCGTCTCCTCCTGGCGACATATTCCCGCCTTTTCCCGCTACGTTGTAGCGCTTAAGGCGGCGCTTAGCAGCATAATTTCCTTTTATCTTAAAATGTTGCGTCATGTAAAAGTTCTGGGTGTTATGTTGGCACGTTACGTGCAATAATATGCGTGTAGATGCTCATTCCATCTCTTATGTTCGCCTTAGTGCCTCATAAACTCAGGAATGACGCAGAGCCATTTACGGTGCTTATCGTCCACTGACAGATGTCGCTTCGGCCTCATCAGACACCATGGACACAACGTTGAGTGAAGCACCAAATATGTTGTCTTACAGACCTGTTTTAACGCCTGCTTTTATAGCAGGCGTTTTTTTATGCCTTATTCCCGATACAAGCGCATGATCAGGGCAACCATCAGCAGGGCCGATGCAGAGACAGCATATAGCGCCTGTACTGAGCCAAACCCTGAAGCCACCGCCGCTGCAATGCCGGTGAAAAGAGAGGCGCTGAGCGTTTGCCAGCGCCAGGCTTTACCGCTGGCAGAAGCGGTTTGCGTGAGAGGAAAACTACTGAGTACGCCAAACGTGCCCGCTGCGAAGAGAACATTCGAGGCCAGATGCGCGATAAAGATCATCCCCAGCGCACATACCGTCCACCCGGACAAAAACGGCAGCATGCCATAAGCGGCCAGAAAGATGCTCAGACAAACGATTATTCGCGGCGTGTGGGCCGCAAAGCGCATCAGGCTCTCTTTTTTTAGCAGCAGGGGGCCACAAAGCTGCCCCAGACTCCTCGCGAAAAGCAGGGGCAAAGCAAGGCCCGCCGCATCCTGAGGACGGAGCTGCTGGGCCAGTGCAGGAAGAAGCGCCATGGCCGGTGATCCGACGGCGGCCAGCGCCGGCAGGATGAGCAGGCTGCGTTTCTGCCGAACGGTCAACGCCTGCCAGCGTAATGTTGCAGAACCCCCCTTTTCCATAGTAGTGGGGCCTGGTGCCGGAGAAAACCGGCGTCCAGCCATCCATAGCAGTAACAGTGACCCGAAAAAGCTCAAGGCATCAATGGCCAGCAGGGTAAACACGGATGTCTTCTGAAACAGCACCACGCCGAGGCCGGTCCCTAACAACACCTGAGAAGCAAAAATCACATTTTCCAGACAGGTCGCAGCAGGCAGCTCTGCTTCGCTAAATCCGCGCTTAAAGAGCAATGTCAGCGCGGGCCAACTCATCCCGCTGAGCAGCGCTTCGGTGGATTGCACGGCGAGCAATGCGGCAACGCTGTGGTAACCCACGCCAAGCAGGGGAAAGAGCAGGGCGAGCAAGCCTAGTCCCTCGGTCAGTATCAGCAGGGAGATCGGAGAACAGCGTGAGCACAGCTTTTCACCGATCGTGCTGCCGATGAATCCGGGTACCGTAGCGAAAAGAAAAGCGAGAGTCAGCAGAGCGGGCGGGGCTGACCATGCTAAGAGCAAACCGAAGACCACAACCTGGGTTAGACCATTCCCCAGCGAAGAAAAGATAAAAGCGCAGGCAAGCAGGCGCAGCCAGCGGTGGCAGCGCAGCGCCTGGATAAGCGCATACAAAAGCGAGTTCATTGAGATTTCCTTTCAAAAACGATTTAGTCCACGCTGCAAAATGTGCGCGTGTGTGAAAAAAGGTTAATGAAAAGACATCGTTACATTGGCGGATTCGTTTGCGGATGTGGGTGCAAAGAATGTAGCAGGAGAAAGGCGATAAAAAAAGGAGACCCGCTGGCCTCCTTTTTATTTACTGCTGCGTACCGTTATTTTGCAGCGTTAGCAGCAACCCATCACGACGCATGGCGGCTGCCTCTTCCGGCTTATGCTGCTTGTCCAGCGTATCGGCAAGCCACGCGTAGTCAAACGCGTCCGGACGCTGTTTCAGCGCCGCGCGGAAGGAGAGGCTCGCCTCCTGCCATTCTCCGTGCTTCATCAGCGACTGACCAAGCGTGCTCCACAGCAGCGGGCGGTCACCGACGGTTTTAATCTGATGACGCAGCACTTTTTCGATTTGCTCAGGATTATTGGTTTTCAGGCGCGGGATCACCATCACCAGACGATCGTCATACTGGCGCTTCAGGCCGTCGAGGAGGATCTCCTGAGCCGTGTCATGATCGTCACATTCAATAAGATGTTCCGCCATGGCGACCTGCAGAGGAACCTGCTGACGCGTCTTACGGCTCTGATTCTTCCACCACGTTTTCAGACCGTCGCTGCCCAGGTCGGCGCGCGCCTGATCCATCAGGCCAATCCATGCCAGACGCTGAAGCTCATCACGATGTTCATCGTCACCCACCTCGGCCTTCGCCATTGACGGAATGATGTCCAGCAGTGAACCCCAGGCGCCGGTACGAATATACGCCTGCTCGGCAAGACGCAGCACTTCCGGATGACGTGGCGCAACTTCCAGCAGGCGATCGATACCGTGACGCGCCGCGTGATTTTCATTGCGCGCCAGCTGCAGGCGAACGCGCGTGATTTCTACCGGAATCGGGTCGCCATGAGCCAGCTCTGCCGCCCGCTCCAGATGCTGATTGGCGCGGGCTTCGTCACCGCGCTGCTGCGCCGCTTCGGCAGCGAGCAGATAATTAACCACCGGCTGTTCGGCATGATCGGCGTTTTTCGACATCAGCTTTTCAACCTGCTGATAGTCACCCTCGGCAAGCTTAAGCAGCGCCTGTTCGGTCTGCTTACGGGCGCGGCGGCGCTTGCGGCCAACGAACCAGCCGCGCGTGTGGGCACCGGTGCGGAAAATGCGGCGCAGGATCCACTCGATCGCAAACAGCACCACCACGCCGAGGATCAGAATGATCGTCAGGCCGGTTACGCTGGTTTCAATGTTGTAGTTATCGGTCTGGATCAGGACGTAACCCTGATGACCCGCAAGCATAGGTCCCAGCACGATCCCGGCGATCAGCAGGATGAAGAGTAAGAGGACTTTAAGCATCATTACTCTCCTTGTGGTGCGCTTTCAGGCGCTGGAGCCGGAGCCGCTTCGCCCGACGGCTCTGCCGGCACGCCCGGTTGCGCCAGCAGGTTACGTACGCGCGTCTGCATCAGTTTCTCCAGAATCGGCTGGCTGGCCAGCTTATCCGGCACGTTCATGGTGATGTTCTGCTGGCTCAGCTTATCAATGTCTTCGAGGAAGGCGGTGGTCGTCGCATCATCGGTGTTGTAGTAGGCGCGTACCCACGTTGAAACGTTATCCAGCGCCTGTTTATAGATCTCTTCCTGATGACGCGGCACGGCCTGAGCCGCTACCAGCAGGCGGGAACGGATGTTCTCGCGCAGATAGATATCCTGGTTCGGCGCCAGCAGCGGCACGGCGGTTTCGTCGCGACGGCGGATAGTGATGAAGCTGTCCATAAAGTTCTGCCAGCTTTTCTGCAGGTTTATGCGCCATTCGCTCAGGGAGCTGGAAAGCTCGGTACCGTCGGAATCCATCGGGGAGTCGTCGTCGTTGTTATCCGCCAGCTGCAGGTTATCAATCTGATTCGACAGCTGGTTCACCTTAAGGATAATGCCGTCGTAATCCACCTGCGAGACGGCGGAGAGGCTGGCGATGTCCTCGGTGATCGCGCGACGGGCCGTGATAAGGCTCGGGTCGTTCATGTCTGCCAGGCTCGCGTCGGCGCTTTTCAGCAGCGCGGCGGCAGTGGTGACGTCCTGATCGCTCCAGAGCTTACGTCCGGCGAGCTTCACCAGGAAGTCAGCCTGCGAGAGCAGCCAGGTTTTGGCATCGGTACCGGAAATCGTGGCGACTTTCTGCTGCACGTCGCCCAGCTGTTTGGTCAGCTCTTCCTGTTTGCTGTTCGCCTCGGCAAGCGCGGCGGCCTGCTGCTTAATCACCGCTTCCAGCTCGGTTTTCTGCGTCTCCTGCGCTTTTTGCAGGGCGGTGAGCTGATTCACCAGCGCGTCGCTGGTGGACGTTTGATTAGCACCCTGTTGCTTCACCAGACCGTACAGGCCAACCCCTGCTGCCAGCGCAATGGCAATGGCAATCGCGCTCAGCGCGAGGCTCGTTTTGTTGCTGCCGTTTTTCTTCTCAGCGGTTTTCTCTGTCGTCTCTGGCTGTGGCGTCGTCTCCACAGTCTCCCTGGTCTCTTCAACCACGGCGGAGGATTTGTCGTGTTCCGTCATTATGGCTTCCCATTTGAGAGTTATTGTAATGCGCGCAGCAGCGCATCGTTGTCGGCGTTATCAGCGATCCGAATATCCTGCCAGCCCAGTTCCCGGGCCTGGTTCGCCAGACGCTCACTGACGACTAAAAGCCGACAGCGGAGTAACCAGTTTTCGCGATACCAGAGCGGTATCAGCGACCAAAGCTGTTGTAACATTTCACCGCTGGTGACCACCAGCGTATTAATGCCGCGCGCGTGCCAGCGCATCGCCTCTTCCGCGCCATCGTAGTGTTTTGCACAGCGCTGATAGCACTCAATGAACGTTACGTCTGCACCACGTTCACGCAGCGTTTCGCCCAACAGTTCGCGGCCACCATTACCGCGCAAAATGAGCGCACGCTTTCCGGCAATAGTTTGTAATTCAGGTAATTGTAGCAAGACTTCGCTGATTTCCCGATCTAACGGGTAACGAACGTCCGCGCTGCTTACGGTATGCAGCGCCAGTGCCGTTGTGCGGCCAATCGCGAAATAGCGGGGGGCGGTTGGCCAGGCCAAACCCTGCTGTTGCAGCTGCGCGTGGGCAAATTCCACGGCATGTTGCGACAGCGCAAACAGCAGGTCGCCTTCCTGAAGGGTATTCATCTGGTCGGCGAGCGCAGAGAGCTCCCGACCGGGGGAGAATTCAATGAGCGGAAAACTCCAGGCCACCTGCCCCAGTGCGCGCAGACGGCTCACTAACTGCTCTCCTGCGGGAGAAGGGCGGGTGACGAGAATACTCATGCAGGGGGCTCTCCATTATAAACGTCAGCCAGAATCTCGCGGGCGCCGTTATCCAGCAGTTCTTCCGCCAGCGACACGCCAAGCTGCTCGGCATCTTGCGCTTTACCGCGACGTTCGCCGCGTACCATCTGCGAACCGTCCGGAGCGCCCACCAGCGCGCGCAGCCACAGTTCACCTTCTGTTAATTCAGCATAGCTGCCAATCGGTACCTGGCATCCCCCTTCGAGGCGGGTATTCATCGCACGCTCGGCTTTTACGCGGATAGCGGTCTCGTCATGGTTCAGCGGTGCGAGCAGTTCGCGGGTACGCGCATCGTCCAGACGGCACTCGATGCCGACGGCACCCTGGCCCACGGCCGGGAGCGACAGCTCTGGCGGCAACGCCACGCGAATGCGCGACTCCAGCCCCAGACGCTTAAGGCCGGCAACGGCGAGGATAATGGCATCGTAATCGCCGTTATCCAGCTTGCCCAGGCGCGTGCCGACGTTACCGCGCAGCGAGCGAATGATCAGGTC encodes the following:
- the wzyE gene encoding ECA oligosaccharide polymerase yields the protein MSQLQFSGLLVVWLLSTLFIATLTWFEFRRVRFNFNVFFSLLFLLTFFFGFPLTSILVFRFDVSVAPPEILLQALLAATCFYAVYYVTYKTRLRSAQAAAPRRPLFTMNRVETHLTWVMLMTIALVSVGIFFMHNGFLLFKLHSYSQIFSAEVSGVALKRFFYFFIPAMLVVFFLRQDSKAWLFFLVSTVAFGILTYMIVGGTRANIIIAFAIFLFIGIIRGWISLWMLVAAGVFGIVGMFWLALKRYGMNVAGDEAFYTFLYLTRDTFSPWENLALLLQNYDKIDFQGLAPIVRDFYVFIPSWLWPDRPGVVLNTANYFTWEVLNNHSGLAISPTLIGSLVVMGGAWFILPGAVAVGLIIKWFDWLYVRGNEETNRYKAAILHSFCFGAIFNMIVLAREGLDSFVSRVVFFMVVFGLCLLLAKLLYWLFDSAGLVHKRERQGSTTLSQV
- the wecG gene encoding lipopolysaccharide N-acetylmannosaminouronosyltransferase, with protein sequence MTDKISAPRYALRGLQLIGWRDMQHALDFLFADGQMKSGTLVAINAEKMLAVEDNAEVKSLIEAAEFKYADGISVVRSIRKKYPDANVSRVAGADLWEQLMARAGAQGTPVFLIGGKPEILAQTEEKLRRQWNVNIVGSQDGYFKPEDRQALFERVRDSGAKIVTVAMGSPRQEILMRDCRLVCPDALYMGVGGTYDVFTGHVKRAPKIWQNLGLEWLYRLLSQPTRIKRQIRLLRYLAWHYTGKM
- the thrP gene encoding bifunctional threonine/serine APC transporter ThrP, with amino-acid sequence MAEKQPELQRGLEARHIELIALGGTIGVGLFMGSASTLKWAGPSVLLAYIIAGLFVFFIMRSMGEMLFLEPVTGSFAVYAHRYMSPFFGYLTAWSYWFMWMAVGISEITAIGVYVQFWFPDMVQWIPALIAVGLVALANLAAVRLYGEIEFWFAMIKVTTIIVMIVVGLGVIFFGFGNGGHAIGFGNLTENGGFFAGGWKGFLTALCIVVASYQGVELIGITAGEAKNPQVTLRSAVGKVLWRILIFYVGAIFVIVTIFPWNEIGTTGSPFVLTFAKIGITAAAGIINFVVLTAALSGCNSGMYSCGRMLYALSKNNQLPAAMSKVSRAGVPVAGVAVSIAILLIGSCLNYIIPNPQRVFVYVYSASVLPGMVPWFVILISQLRFRHAHKKAIESHPFRSILFPYANYLTMAFLICVLIGMYFNEDTRMSLFVGMIFLAAVTAAYKLFGLGRRGTTQKVEE
- a CDS encoding MFS transporter translates to MNSLLYALIQALRCHRWLRLLACAFIFSSLGNGLTQVVVFGLLLAWSAPPALLTLAFLFATVPGFIGSTIGEKLCSRCSPISLLILTEGLGLLALLFPLLGVGYHSVAALLAVQSTEALLSGMSWPALTLLFKRGFSEAELPAATCLENVIFASQVLLGTGLGVVLFQKTSVFTLLAIDALSFFGSLLLLWMAGRRFSPAPGPTTMEKGGSATLRWQALTVRQKRSLLILPALAAVGSPAMALLPALAQQLRPQDAAGLALPLLFARSLGQLCGPLLLKKESLMRFAAHTPRIIVCLSIFLAAYGMLPFLSGWTVCALGMIFIAHLASNVLFAAGTFGVLSSFPLTQTASASGKAWRWQTLSASLFTGIAAAVASGFGSVQALYAVSASALLMVALIMRLYRE
- the hemY gene encoding protoheme IX biogenesis protein HemY; protein product: MLKVLLLFILLIAGIVLGPMLAGHQGYVLIQTDNYNIETSVTGLTIILILGVVVLFAIEWILRRIFRTGAHTRGWFVGRKRRRARKQTEQALLKLAEGDYQQVEKLMSKNADHAEQPVVNYLLAAEAAQQRGDEARANQHLERAAELAHGDPIPVEITRVRLQLARNENHAARHGIDRLLEVAPRHPEVLRLAEQAYIRTGAWGSLLDIIPSMAKAEVGDDEHRDELQRLAWIGLMDQARADLGSDGLKTWWKNQSRKTRQQVPLQVAMAEHLIECDDHDTAQEILLDGLKRQYDDRLVMVIPRLKTNNPEQIEKVLRHQIKTVGDRPLLWSTLGQSLMKHGEWQEASLSFRAALKQRPDAFDYAWLADTLDKQHKPEEAAAMRRDGLLLTLQNNGTQQ
- the hemX gene encoding uroporphyrinogen-III C-methyltransferase, producing MTEHDKSSAVVEETRETVETTPQPETTEKTAEKKNGSNKTSLALSAIAIAIALAAGVGLYGLVKQQGANQTSTSDALVNQLTALQKAQETQKTELEAVIKQQAAALAEANSKQEELTKQLGDVQQKVATISGTDAKTWLLSQADFLVKLAGRKLWSDQDVTTAAALLKSADASLADMNDPSLITARRAITEDIASLSAVSQVDYDGIILKVNQLSNQIDNLQLADNNDDDSPMDSDGTELSSSLSEWRINLQKSWQNFMDSFITIRRRDETAVPLLAPNQDIYLRENIRSRLLVAAQAVPRHQEEIYKQALDNVSTWVRAYYNTDDATTTAFLEDIDKLSQQNITMNVPDKLASQPILEKLMQTRVRNLLAQPGVPAEPSGEAAPAPAPESAPQGE
- the hemD gene encoding uroporphyrinogen-III synthase, which translates into the protein MSILVTRPSPAGEQLVSRLRALGQVAWSFPLIEFSPGRELSALADQMNTLQEGDLLFALSQHAVEFAHAQLQQQGLAWPTAPRYFAIGRTTALALHTVSSADVRYPLDREISEVLLQLPELQTIAGKRALILRGNGGRELLGETLRERGADVTFIECYQRCAKHYDGAEEAMRWHARGINTLVVTSGEMLQQLWSLIPLWYRENWLLRCRLLVVSERLANQARELGWQDIRIADNADNDALLRALQ
- the hemC gene encoding hydroxymethylbilane synthase codes for the protein MLDNVLRIATRQSPLALWQAHYVKQRLEACHSGLRVELVPMVTRGDVILDTPLAKVGGKGLFVKELELALLENRADIAVHSMKDVPVEFPEGLGLVTICEREDPRDAFVSNHYDSLDALPKGSVVGTSSLRRQCQLAERRPDLIIRSLRGNVGTRLGKLDNGDYDAIILAVAGLKRLGLESRIRVALPPELSLPAVGQGAVGIECRLDDARTRELLAPLNHDETAIRVKAERAMNTRLEGGCQVPIGSYAELTEGELWLRALVGAPDGSQMVRGERRGKAQDAEQLGVSLAEELLDNGAREILADVYNGEPPA